GAATTTAATAATAGAGCGAACTAATGAGCACTCCTTCACCCGTACTTCGTTGCGAAGAAATTCATAAAAAATTTAAATCCGAATCCGGTCCTGAAGATCTTCATATCCTCAAAGGAGTTAATTTAAGTGTAGCATCTGCAGAAATGATCTCCATTGTTGGCTCTAGCGGTAGTGGAAAAAGTACACTCCTACATATTCTCGGCGGGTTAGACAGGCCAAATGCGGGTTCTGTTTATTGGCATGATAAATCTATTTATGATTTTAAACAGGATAAACTGGCAGATCTCAGAAACCAAAATGTAGGATTTGTCTTTCAGTTTCATCATCTATTACCCGAATTTACCGCAATAGAAAATGTTACGATGCCAGCATTGATTCAGGGACAGAATCAAAAAGAAGCTGAACATCGTGCATCAGAACTTCTCAAACGTTTCGGAATGTCTGATCGAATTTATCACAGGCCTTCACAGCTTTCTGGTGGTGAACAACAACGTGTTTCCATGGCCAGGGCGTTAATGAATAGTCCTTCAATAATCTTAGCCGACGAACCGACAGGTAATCTAGACGAAAAGAATACGGATATCATTCTGGATCTTCTTTTTGAGCTGCGTGAAACAGAGCAAGTATCCCTCGTACTCATCACTCACGAAAAAGAAATTGCAAGGCGTTGCGACTCTCTCTATTCCCTTCATATGGGAGTACTTGAAAAAGTAGAGTGAACGACTCATTTCTCTTGGTTAAATGCACAAACAATGATATTTTTGTAAGTCTTAAAACCATTTTAAAAATCTACTACAGAACCAGCAATATACTATTAGCAGAATGAGTAAACGATTGAAAAACGAAGATCTGGAACAGGATCTACTAATTGAATATACGTCCAGATTTGTACACTTCTACAATCAAAACAAAGCAGCTGTAATTGGCGGTGGAATTGGATTGGTATTAGCGATAGGGTTAATAATTGGGTACGGTATCTACAGTTCACAACAGGAAACTCAGGCTCAGGATCTTTTGGGTATTGCTGAACAGTCTTTGATGGAGGGCGATTATGAAACAGCTCTTTATGGAAATGAAGAAGAATTTACACTTGGATTTGAACAAATAGCTGATAATTACTCAAATACAGAAGCCGGAAATCTTGCGAAATATTATGCGGCTATTTCTGAGTATGAATTGGGGAATTTTGATTCCGCCCTTACATATATCGAAAGTTTTAATAAGCCTAAAGGAATATTGGGCGTATCCCCTGCTACTTTCCATGCCACTTTGCTGCTTGAATTAGAGCAGTATGAAGAAGCCGCACAAATGTTTGAACGAGCAGCGGAATGGGATGAAAACAGTGCTACAACACCATTTAATCTGTTTGACGCAGCACAGGCTTATCAAGCAGCCGGACTTACTGCAGAGGCTAACAGAGTATTGGATCAAATTATGGAAGACTACCCCAATAGCCAGATCCTGGATCGTGCACAAAGATTGAAAGGTACTTTAGCTATTAATGGATAATCCCTTTTCCAATATCTAAAAAACTTTTAAAAGGAGTAACTCCATGTGAGTTACTCCTTTTTTTATATGATCAATAAGCTGCTGAGTACACGGATTACGACATCTACATATTTCTTCTGTACTGCCCGCCTACTTCATATAATGCTTGAGAAATCTGACCCAGCGATGCTACTTTCACCGTTTCCATCAGTTCCTCAAATAGATTTCCATTCTCCCTGGCCACTTTTTTAAGTCGGTTAAGTGCCTTATCTGCAACATCTTCATTTCTCTTTTGAAATGCCTCAAGATTATCGATCTGCTGTTTCTTCTCTTCCTCAGTTGATCGGATAAGTTCTATTTCTCGCTCATCCTCTTCAGATGTTGATTCCGATTTAAATGTGTTTACACCAATAATCGGAAGTTCGCCGGAATGTTTTTGAGATTCGTAAAACAGACTCTCTTCCTGAATTTTACCACGCTGATACATACTCTCCATAGCGCCTAGAACTCCGCCCCTGTCTGTAATTCGGTCAAACTCTTTCAGAATTGCATCCTCAACCAAATCTGTAAGCTCTTCAATGATATACGAACCTTGCAGTGGGTTTTCATTCTTGGTCATACCCATCTCCTTGTTAATAATGAGCTGTATCGCTAATGCACGCCGTACAGACGCCTCAGTTGGCGTTGTAATGGCTTCATCGTAGGCATTGGTATGCAGAGAGTTGCAATTATCGTAGATCGCCATCAATGCCTGCAGTGTCGTTCTGATGTCATTAAACTGAATTTCCTGAGCATGAAGTGAACGTCCACTGGTTTGAATATGATATTTGAGCTTTTGAGAACGCTCATTCGCTTCGTATCGATTCTTCATGGCAATAGCCCAGATTCTTCTTGCAACCCGTCCTATGACAGCATATTCCGGATCTAATCCATTGCTGAAAAAGAATGAGAGGTTGTGTGCAAAATCGTCCACATCCAATCCACGCGACAGATAGTACTCAACGTAAGTAAAGCCATTTGCAAGGGTAAAGGCAGCTTGTGTAATCGGGTTTGCCCCTGCTTCGGCAATGTGATAACCGGATATTGATACTGAATAGTAGTTACGCACTCTGTTTTCAGTAAAGTACTTCTGCATATCTCCCATCATCTTCAAGGCAAATTCAGTAGAAAATATACAGGTATTCTGTGCCTGATCTTCTTTAAGGATATCAGCCTGAACCGTACCTCTCACAACCTTGAGGGCATCCTGTTTAATTTTTTGATAGGTTTCGTTATCGATAAGTTGATCACCGGTAACACCCAATGTACCGAGCCCAAAACCATCCGTATTTGATGGGAGTTCACCGGCATAGTTTGGTAGTGGCAGACCCTTATCCTTATAAATGGACTTAATTTTCTTCGTAGCGTCGTCCCACTTACCGCTCTCTTTCAGGTAACGTTCTACTTCCTGATCGATGGCCGTATTCATGAACATTGCCAAAATCATTGGGGCCGGCCCATTGATCGTCATCGAAACCGAAGTAGTTGGTGCTGTCAATTCAAAGCCGGAATAGAGCTTTTTCATATCATCCAGTGTACAGATGCTAACACCTGAATTTCCAATCTTACCATAAATATCCGGTCGATACGCCGGATCTTCACCATACAGCGTAACAGAATCAAAAGCCGTTGAAAGTCGTGCTGCCGGCATTCCTTCACTCACATAGTGGAATCGTTTGTTGGTACGCTCCGGTGTTCCTTCTCCGGCAAACATTCGAGTTGGATCTTCACCTTCCCTTTTAAATGGAAATACACCCGCAGTAAATGGAAAATAACCCGGCAGATTCTCTTTCAGCGCAAACTTGAGCCGATCTCCGAGATTCTTAGTTTTGGGCATGGAGATTCTTGGAATTTTTGTTCCGCTGAGAGATTCTCTGAATAGCTCGTTCTTTATAACTTTATCCCTGATTTTAACATCAAATGTTTCTTGCCGATACTTTTCAAATAGCTCGTCCCAACCGTCAAGAATTTTTTTAGGCAGCGGATCGAGTTTCACTGACCAGTGCTCCTCCATCTCCTCCATTTTGGTGAGCATCAGGTCGCTATCTTCAGGATTCCAGTTTTTCACCTGTTCTATGGTGCCTTTAACCTGATCCAGCTTGGATGCAATATCAACCTGCTCATTTGCCCAATGATGATAGTTCTCAATTGTTTCTGTAATTTCTGAAAGATAGCGCTGTCGCTTACCGGGAATGACCGCTTGTGTGTGGAGATCCTCAGCCGGTTCAACATTTGTATATAAGTTTGGAGTCCATCCAAGCTCAAAATGGTAATTGATTCGTTCAACAATGGCAGCAAAAAGT
This is a stretch of genomic DNA from Rhodohalobacter barkolensis. It encodes these proteins:
- a CDS encoding ABC transporter ATP-binding protein gives rise to the protein MSTPSPVLRCEEIHKKFKSESGPEDLHILKGVNLSVASAEMISIVGSSGSGKSTLLHILGGLDRPNAGSVYWHDKSIYDFKQDKLADLRNQNVGFVFQFHHLLPEFTAIENVTMPALIQGQNQKEAEHRASELLKRFGMSDRIYHRPSQLSGGEQQRVSMARALMNSPSIILADEPTGNLDEKNTDIILDLLFELRETEQVSLVLITHEKEIARRCDSLYSLHMGVLEKVE
- a CDS encoding tetratricopeptide repeat protein; protein product: MSKRLKNEDLEQDLLIEYTSRFVHFYNQNKAAVIGGGIGLVLAIGLIIGYGIYSSQQETQAQDLLGIAEQSLMEGDYETALYGNEEEFTLGFEQIADNYSNTEAGNLAKYYAAISEYELGNFDSALTYIESFNKPKGILGVSPATFHATLLLELEQYEEAAQMFERAAEWDENSATTPFNLFDAAQAYQAAGLTAEANRVLDQIMEDYPNSQILDRAQRLKGTLAING
- a CDS encoding methylmalonyl-CoA mutase family protein, translated to MSEGTITKKGSSSKKTSSNGANTPEKYSPTHKVRFVTAASLFDGHDASINIMRRILQGTGAEVIHLGHNRSVHEIVNCAIQEDAQGIAISSYQGGHMEYFKYMVDLLVENDASHIKVFGGGGGVIVDREIKDLHEYGVTRIFSVDDGSTMGLQGMINFMMEQCDFDTNEVAPVDPKKIKQRETNSIARTISALENGIDKIASFDDKALSIGGSKVDVNIDKNIPVLGITGTGGAGKSSLTDEIIRRFITEFEDLNIGVISIDPSKLRTGGALLGDRIRMNSIDTPRVYMRSMATRATNKAISDSVKGAIEVYKAAGFDLIIVETSGIGQSGSEIVDICDIPIYVMTHEYGAATQLEKINMLDLAEIVVLNKFEKKGSLDALRDVRKQIQRNRGEFHTDPKEMPVYPTIAAQFNDEGVHRLFAAIVERINYHFELGWTPNLYTNVEPAEDLHTQAVIPGKRQRYLSEITETIENYHHWANEQVDIASKLDQVKGTIEQVKNWNPEDSDLMLTKMEEMEEHWSVKLDPLPKKILDGWDELFEKYRQETFDVKIRDKVIKNELFRESLSGTKIPRISMPKTKNLGDRLKFALKENLPGYFPFTAGVFPFKREGEDPTRMFAGEGTPERTNKRFHYVSEGMPAARLSTAFDSVTLYGEDPAYRPDIYGKIGNSGVSICTLDDMKKLYSGFELTAPTTSVSMTINGPAPMILAMFMNTAIDQEVERYLKESGKWDDATKKIKSIYKDKGLPLPNYAGELPSNTDGFGLGTLGVTGDQLIDNETYQKIKQDALKVVRGTVQADILKEDQAQNTCIFSTEFALKMMGDMQKYFTENRVRNYYSVSISGYHIAEAGANPITQAAFTLANGFTYVEYYLSRGLDVDDFAHNLSFFFSNGLDPEYAVIGRVARRIWAIAMKNRYEANERSQKLKYHIQTSGRSLHAQEIQFNDIRTTLQALMAIYDNCNSLHTNAYDEAITTPTEASVRRALAIQLIINKEMGMTKNENPLQGSYIIEELTDLVEDAILKEFDRITDRGGVLGAMESMYQRGKIQEESLFYESQKHSGELPIIGVNTFKSESTSEEDEREIELIRSTEEEKKQQIDNLEAFQKRNEDVADKALNRLKKVARENGNLFEELMETVKVASLGQISQALYEVGGQYRRNM